CGCCTCATTAGGCAGCAGGCAAGCCGGCGTAAAGCTAAACACACCCGCCGGCTCCGTTTGGACCGACGCATGGGGCCGCGCAGTCGTGCCACAACTGAGCGCGTATCAGCGCAGTCAGGTGGACATTGTCGCCAAGACACTGCCACGCGATGCCGATGTCAGCAATACATCCAATAGCGTGGAGGCTGCACGTGGATCAGTGCAAAAACTCAACTTCAATATGGTCCGCAGTCAACGAGTACTGATCCGTGTCATCACTGAAAGTGGCCGGCCACTCGCCAAGGGCAATACCGTTGTCAACGGCGCGGATCAATTCATCACGGCAGTGGGAAACAACGGCGAGGTATTTCTGAGCGGCGTTCGGCTCGACGAAACCTTTAAATCGGTGGATGACCAAGACAGGCCTTGTCGCCTGACCTTCGCCCTGCCGGACAAGCCCACTGGCGACAACTACTTCGAACGCATTGATGCGCAATGCAAACCGCTATGACACCGCCAACCATCCTCCTTCAAACATACCGCACGTGCGTGCTTGCCGTGCTGACGCTTGGCTTGGCCTTGCAAGCAGCCTCCACGCATGCGGCTGACTGCACTGTGCAACTGAGCCAGAGCGAACTCGATTACGGTCGCATCACACGCGGCGAACTGGCTGCCCCCACACACATGCAGACCGATCTTCCGCTGCATGAACGGCATGTGACGCTCACCGCGATCTGCGCGTCACCCTCCGCCATGGCGCTGTTCTTCCGTGCAACCGCTGTCGATGCCTCCCGTTTTCGCCTTGCCGATGGCGGCAGCTTTTCCATAAACATCGATCACGCCTTACTCGACGGCAAGCCGGTATCGTTGGGAAGCGTTCGCTATCTCGGTGAGCCACCTTCGCAAATCGCCAACAGCCTTCCCCTCCGCCCTCACTTCGGGGTACAGCCCCTGATCGACGGACAAGCCGCCCAAGGCACGCAACTTTCTGTGCAACTGACCGTAAAACCACAGATCACCGCTGCGACATCACTGCGCCGGGACGAAACCGACCTGCATCAACAAGGGACGTTCGACATGGTGACGCCATGATTCGCCGCACCTCAAGGACCGTTTTTTGCATCGCATGCGTTTGCACATTCACCGCTAACGCAGCGAATTACCACGCCGACTTTTCCATCAAGGCCACCCTTGTTCCGTCGGCGTGCAAACCGACACTGTCGGATGCCGGTGTGGTCGACTACGGCACCATCCAGGCATCCCGTTTGCAGCGCACGACACCAACCCTGCTGGATGCCAAAAGCTTGCAATTGACAGTAGAGTGCGATGCGCCGACCTATTTCGCGCTGAAACTGCACGACAATCGCGCTGGAACGGGCGGAGCGGCCACCGATAGTTTCGGACTTGGCCGTAGTGCAGGACACGATATCGGATCGTACAGCGTGCGTGTGAGCCACGCCTTCGCAGGCAACGCATCGCTGATGCTGCTACGGAGCGACGACGATGGCATACGCTGGCAAAGCGATGCGGAGCCGCTGGTCACCGACGCACTCTACGCTTTCGCCGCACCGGAATCGGTCGTGCCACATGCCTATCAACATCTTTCTGCCGACATGTGGATACAAGCGAAGATTCTTCCTACGCAAGAATTATCTCTATCGGAAGTGATCATGCTTGATGGCTCCGCTACGGTAGAAGTCACTTATCTCTAGCCGTAATCGTCTAATGAAGACCGGGCTTTTGAGGGTCCCGGGGTATAGATGTAACCATTGCATGCTTTGTTACGAATATGCCGAGACAACCCTCGCACAATCCAAGGACTACACGTGAACAAGATTTCAAAAACACTACTGGCCTCAGCCCTTGCGCTTACTGCATCCACCGTATTCGCCGAAAGCGTCGACTTCACTGTGTCGGGCACCATCTCTCCATCGGCGTGCGTTCCAACCCTTTCG
The sequence above is a segment of the Dyella sp. M7H15-1 genome. Coding sequences within it:
- a CDS encoding DUF1120 domain-containing protein codes for the protein MIRRTSRTVFCIACVCTFTANAANYHADFSIKATLVPSACKPTLSDAGVVDYGTIQASRLQRTTPTLLDAKSLQLTVECDAPTYFALKLHDNRAGTGGAATDSFGLGRSAGHDIGSYSVRVSHAFAGNASLMLLRSDDDGIRWQSDAEPLVTDALYAFAAPESVVPHAYQHLSADMWIQAKILPTQELSLSEVIMLDGSATVEVTYL